The genomic DNA AAAACCTTTTGTCTAAACAAGGTGTATTGCTCAGAAAGCATCTGCAAGTCGGGGTCACAAAAGGAGCTATTACCCAAGCAGAAGCGGACGAAAGATTTACGAATTGGAAGGAAGACCAAGCAAAAAAATATATAAAATAGTTGATTTTAATGAATAGAGAAGATATTATGGCCCAAGTAGTGGCCGTTGTTGTAGAGAAGTTGCATGTTCCTACTCAAGAGGTTTTGCCTACAGCACATTTTGCAAATAACTTAGGTGCTGATTCTCTCGACCAAGTCGAATTGATTATGGAACTTGAAAAAAAGTTTAATGTATATATTAAGGATGATGAAGCTACCAACCTACAAACTGTAGGCAGTGTAGTAAGTTATTTAGAAGAGGTTTTGACGCAACGCAAAGCTTAGCCACCTTTTTATGTTACCAACAAGAGTAGTTATTACAGGATTAGGTGCCCTTACCCCCATTGGCAATACTGTTGAAGCATACTGGAGAGGGCTGCTTGCTGGTCAAAGTGGCGCGGAACCCATCACTAAGTTTGATACAACTCGCCATAAGACCAAATTTGCCTGCACCTTAAAAGCGTATGATCCCCATAACTACCTTGATGTAAAAGATATTAGGAGAATGGATCCATTTACCCAGTATGCTATGGTAGCTGGGGATGAGGCCATACAAGATGCCGCCTTAACCAACTCTTTAGTAGATAAGACACGTGTAGGGGTGGTATGGGGCTCTGGTATAGGCGGTTTAGGTACTACAGAAGCAACTGTCTTGGAGCTTGCTGCCAATAGTATGGATCCAAAAATCAATCCTTTTTTTATTCCCAAGATTATACCCGATATCCCTTCTGGCCACCTATCTATTAAATATGGGTTTAAGGGACCCAATTTTGCTACAGTAGCTGCATGCGCCTCTGCATTAAATGCTATAGTAGCTGCTTTTCAGTTGATTAAGTTAGGAGATGCAGATGTAGTAGTAGC from Cardinium endosymbiont of Philonthus spinipes includes the following:
- the acpP gene encoding acyl carrier protein gives rise to the protein MNREDIMAQVVAVVVEKLHVPTQEVLPTAHFANNLGADSLDQVELIMELEKKFNVYIKDDEATNLQTVGSVVSYLEEVLTQRKA